Proteins co-encoded in one Columba livia isolate bColLiv1 breed racing homer chromosome 14, bColLiv1.pat.W.v2, whole genome shotgun sequence genomic window:
- the HK3 gene encoding hexokinase-3 isoform X1, which yields MSSPERRTANRWRGAPGRARPGQPPSPPAPADHPGSFAVVGRSCRLHSRLPGRDGSETTAPWSRDAEGSPAMNHHPSHPTDGPACTPVQRALLGLTIPLETLQVLKNRMLQAMGEGLSRQTHAQASVRMLPTYICSTPNGTEKGEFLVVELCQKHVRTLWVTLQGDGNQSPQVTQNIFDMPEDIPQGTGEALFDFIAQCVQKFLTDISRLEDHLPLGFVFPFSCKQTRLDKAELISWSKNFSCSGVEGKDIVELLQSAINKQLKNVEVVALMNNTVGTMMTCSVEGKPCEIALVVDQGTNSCFMAEASLVETVEASGRMCVSTEWGCFGDDGSLNDVVTPYDQHVDEESSKPGERRFEKLVGTLYLGEIVRHTMIALAAEKAVFVESNINILKTKGVLSTQQAMEIIDEEEGMAKARSLLEGLGLRPSEPDCCRMQQVCRAVVSRAAALCATGLSAILTYMCRSRELECLTVNVGVDGDLYQGHSRFREILESVTALLAPDCKVTFVPTLDGTGRGAAIVTAVALRLVAQRREVDQVLAPLRLSRDDLKRVQGLMRREMDLGLGRETNPTASVRMLPTYVRNTPDGGEQGKFLALDLGGTNFRVLMVEVGADGIRMASEIYVIPTAVTQGTGEALFNHIVECIMDFQVKQDLGDQVLPLGFTFSFPCQQLGLDKAVLLTWTKGFSASDCVGKDVVQLLREAAQRKQHLGLKVVAVVNDTVGTMMSCGYDDPKCEIGLIVGTGTNACYMEEMHNVGTVEGEQGRMCINMEWGAFGDNGCLDDIFTDFDLVVDKKTINPGKQRFEKLISGMYLGEIVRHILLALVDKRLLFHGKPCPKLQTNNIFPTKFLSTIEIDGLGLRKVQAILEDLELQATFEDSTLVREVCQTVSKRAAQLCAAGLAAVVEKMRQNQGLDQLVVTVGVDGTLYKLHPCFSQHVQQTLKDLAPKCIVTFRQSEDGSGKGAALVAAVACREVKL from the exons ATGAGCAGCCCCGAGCGCCGCACCGCGAATCG GTGGAGGGGCGCCCCGGGCCGGGCGAGGCCGGGCCAGCCCCCTTCTCCCCCAGCCCCCGCGGACCACCCTGGCAGCTTCGCCGTCGTGGGGCGCAGCTGCCGCCTCCACTCCCGGCTGCCGGGTCGTGATGGCAGTGAGACCACGGCCCCATGGAGCAGGGATGCAGAGGGGAG TCCTGCAATGAACCATCATCCAAGTCACCCAACTGATGGTCCCGCCTGCACACCG GTACAAAGAGCCCTGCTGGGGCTCACCATCCCCCTGGAGACGCTGCAGGTGCTGAAGAACCGCATGCTGCAGGCCATGGGCGAGGGGCTGAGCCGCCAGACACACGCACAGGCCAGCGTCCGTATGTTGCCCACCTACATCTGCTCCACACCTAACGGCACCG AGAAGGGCGAATTCCTGGTGGTGGAACTGTGCCAGAAGCACGTCCGGACCCTGTGGGTGACCCTCCAGGGCGACGGCAACCAGTCCCCCCAAGTGACGCAGAATATCTTTGACATGCCAGAGGACATCCCACAGGGCACAGGGGAAGCG CTGTTTGACTTCATCGCGCAATGCGTGCAGAAGTTCCTGACTGACATCAGCAGACTGGAGGATCACCTCCCCTTGGGCTTTGTCTTCCCCTTCAGCTGCAAGCAGACACGCCTGGACAAG GCCGAGCTCATCTCCTGGTCCAAGAACTTCAGCTGCAGTGGTGTGGAGGGGAAGGACATTGTGGAGCTGCTGCAGTCGGCCATCAACAAGCAG CTCAAAAATGTGGAGGTCGTTGCCCTGATGAATAACACTGTGGGCACCATGATGACCTGCAGTGTGGAGGGAAAACCTTGCGAGATCGCCTTGGTCGTGG aCCAGGGCACCAACAGCTGCTTCATGGCCGAAGCATCCCTGGTGGAGACGGTAGAGGCCAGTGGACGGATGTGTGTCAGCACCGAGTGGGGCTGCTTTGGGGATGATGGCAGCCTGAACGATGTCGTGACGCCCTACGACCAGCACGTGGATGAAGAATCCTCCAAGCCAGGGGAGAGGAG GTTTGAGAAGCTGGTGGGCACCCTGTACCTGGGGGAGATTGTCCGGCACACGATGATCGCCCTGGCTGCAGAGAAAGCGGTCTTTGTTGAGAGCAATATCAACATCCTGAAGACCAAGGGTGTGCTCAGCACCCAGCAGGCCATGGAGATCATCGA TGAGGAGGAAGGCATGGCCAAGGCAAGGAGCCTTTTGGAGGGTCTGGGACTTCGGCCGAGTGAGCCTGACTGCTGCCGGATGCAGCAGGTCTGCCGGGCGGTGGTGAGCCGTGCTGCCGCGCTCTGCGCCACTGGGCTGTCCGCCATCCTCACCTACATGTGCCGCAGCCGGGAGCTGGAGTGCTTGACGGTCAACGTGGGGGTGGATGGTGACTTGTACCAAGGCCACTCCAG GTTCAGAGAGATCCTGGAGAGTGTGACAGCACTGCTGGCTCCCGACTGCAAGGTCACCTTCGTGCCCACATTGGATGGGACTGGGCGGGGGGCAGCCATAGTGACAGCGGTGGCTTTGCGCCTGGTGGCCCAGCGCCGCGAGGTGGATCAGGTGCTGGCCCCGCTGCGGCTCAGCCGCGATGACCTGAAGCGTGTCCAAGGACTGATGAGGCGGGAGATGGACCTGGGGCTGGGCCGGGAGACCAACCCCACCGCCTCTGTCCGCATGCTGCCCACCTACGTTCGCAACACGCCCGATGGCGGCG AGCAAGGCAAATTCCTGGCGTTGGACCTGGGGGGGACAAATTTCCGGGTGCTGATGGTGGAGGTGGGAGCAGACGGCATCCGCATGGCCAGTGAGATCTATGTCATCCCAACCGCTGTCACACAAGGCACCGGCGAGGCG CTCTTCAACCACATCGTGGAGTGCATCATGGACTTCCAGGTGAAGCAGGACCTGGGGGATCAGGTCCTGCCACTCGGCttcaccttctccttcccctgccagcagctgggCCTGGATAAG gctgtgctgctgacCTGGACCAAAGGCTTCAGCGCCTCAGACTGCGTGGGGAAGGACGTGGTCCAGCTGCTGCGGGAGGCTGCCCAGCGCAAACAG CACTTAGGGCTGAAGGTGGTCGCCGTGGTCAACGACACGGTGGGAACCATGATGTCCTGTGGCTATGATGATCCCAAATGTGAAATTGGCCTCATTGTGG ggacagggaccaACGCCTGCTACATGGAGGAGATGCACAATGTGGGTACTGTGGAGGGGGAGCAGGGCCGCATGTGCATCAACATGGAGTGGGGGGCCTTTGGGGACAATGGCTGCCTGGATGACATCTTCACTGACTTTGACCTGGTGGTGGATAAGAAAACAATCAACCCGGGCAAGCAGAG GTTTGAGAAGCTCATCAGTGGCATGTACCTGGGCGAGATCGTGCGCCACATCTTGCTGGCACTGGTGGACAAACGGCTCCTGTTCCATGGCAAGCCCTGCCCCAAGCTCCAGACCAACAACATCTTCCCAACCAAGTTCCTCTCCACCATCGAGAT CGATGGGCTGGGCCTGCGGAAGGTACAGGCCATCCTGGAGGACCTGGAGCTCCAGGCCACCTTTGAGGACAGCACGCTGGTGCGGGAGGTGTGCCAGACCGTGTCCAAGCGGGCAGCCCAGCTCTGTGCCGCCGGCCTGGCTGCCGTGGTGGAGAAGATGCGGCAGAACCAGGGCCTGGACCAGCTCGTCGTCACCGTGGGGGTGGACGGTACCCTGTACAAGCTGCACCCATG CTTCTCCCAGCATGTCCAGCAGACGCTGAAGGACCTGGCACCCAAGTGCATCGTCACCTTCAGGCAGTCGGAGGATGGCTCGGGCAAGGGGGCTGCGCTCGTGGCGGCCGTGGCCTGCCGCGAGGTTAAGCTCTAG
- the HK3 gene encoding hexokinase-3 isoform X2, translated as MSSPERRTANRWRGAPGRARPGQPPSPPAPADHPGSFAVVGRSCRLHSRLPGRDGSETTAPWSRDAEGSPAMNHHPSHPTDGPACTPVQRALLGLTIPLETLQVLKNRMLQAMGEGLSRQTHAQASVRMLPTYICSTPNGTEKGEFLVVELCQKHVRTLWVTLQGDGNQSPQVTQNIFDMPEDIPQGTGEALFDFIAQCVQKFLTDISRLEDHLPLGFVFPFSCKQTRLDKAELISWSKNFSCSGVEGKDIVELLQSAINKQLKNVEVVALMNNTVGTMMTCSVEGKPCEIALVVDQGTNSCFMAEASLVETVEASGRMCVSTEWGCFGDDGSLNDVVTPYDQHVDEESSKPGERSEEEGMAKARSLLEGLGLRPSEPDCCRMQQVCRAVVSRAAALCATGLSAILTYMCRSRELECLTVNVGVDGDLYQGHSRFREILESVTALLAPDCKVTFVPTLDGTGRGAAIVTAVALRLVAQRREVDQVLAPLRLSRDDLKRVQGLMRREMDLGLGRETNPTASVRMLPTYVRNTPDGGEQGKFLALDLGGTNFRVLMVEVGADGIRMASEIYVIPTAVTQGTGEALFNHIVECIMDFQVKQDLGDQVLPLGFTFSFPCQQLGLDKAVLLTWTKGFSASDCVGKDVVQLLREAAQRKQHLGLKVVAVVNDTVGTMMSCGYDDPKCEIGLIVGTGTNACYMEEMHNVGTVEGEQGRMCINMEWGAFGDNGCLDDIFTDFDLVVDKKTINPGKQRFEKLISGMYLGEIVRHILLALVDKRLLFHGKPCPKLQTNNIFPTKFLSTIEIDGLGLRKVQAILEDLELQATFEDSTLVREVCQTVSKRAAQLCAAGLAAVVEKMRQNQGLDQLVVTVGVDGTLYKLHPCFSQHVQQTLKDLAPKCIVTFRQSEDGSGKGAALVAAVACREVKL; from the exons ATGAGCAGCCCCGAGCGCCGCACCGCGAATCG GTGGAGGGGCGCCCCGGGCCGGGCGAGGCCGGGCCAGCCCCCTTCTCCCCCAGCCCCCGCGGACCACCCTGGCAGCTTCGCCGTCGTGGGGCGCAGCTGCCGCCTCCACTCCCGGCTGCCGGGTCGTGATGGCAGTGAGACCACGGCCCCATGGAGCAGGGATGCAGAGGGGAG TCCTGCAATGAACCATCATCCAAGTCACCCAACTGATGGTCCCGCCTGCACACCG GTACAAAGAGCCCTGCTGGGGCTCACCATCCCCCTGGAGACGCTGCAGGTGCTGAAGAACCGCATGCTGCAGGCCATGGGCGAGGGGCTGAGCCGCCAGACACACGCACAGGCCAGCGTCCGTATGTTGCCCACCTACATCTGCTCCACACCTAACGGCACCG AGAAGGGCGAATTCCTGGTGGTGGAACTGTGCCAGAAGCACGTCCGGACCCTGTGGGTGACCCTCCAGGGCGACGGCAACCAGTCCCCCCAAGTGACGCAGAATATCTTTGACATGCCAGAGGACATCCCACAGGGCACAGGGGAAGCG CTGTTTGACTTCATCGCGCAATGCGTGCAGAAGTTCCTGACTGACATCAGCAGACTGGAGGATCACCTCCCCTTGGGCTTTGTCTTCCCCTTCAGCTGCAAGCAGACACGCCTGGACAAG GCCGAGCTCATCTCCTGGTCCAAGAACTTCAGCTGCAGTGGTGTGGAGGGGAAGGACATTGTGGAGCTGCTGCAGTCGGCCATCAACAAGCAG CTCAAAAATGTGGAGGTCGTTGCCCTGATGAATAACACTGTGGGCACCATGATGACCTGCAGTGTGGAGGGAAAACCTTGCGAGATCGCCTTGGTCGTGG aCCAGGGCACCAACAGCTGCTTCATGGCCGAAGCATCCCTGGTGGAGACGGTAGAGGCCAGTGGACGGATGTGTGTCAGCACCGAGTGGGGCTGCTTTGGGGATGATGGCAGCCTGAACGATGTCGTGACGCCCTACGACCAGCACGTGGATGAAGAATCCTCCAAGCCAGGGGAGAGGAG TGAGGAGGAAGGCATGGCCAAGGCAAGGAGCCTTTTGGAGGGTCTGGGACTTCGGCCGAGTGAGCCTGACTGCTGCCGGATGCAGCAGGTCTGCCGGGCGGTGGTGAGCCGTGCTGCCGCGCTCTGCGCCACTGGGCTGTCCGCCATCCTCACCTACATGTGCCGCAGCCGGGAGCTGGAGTGCTTGACGGTCAACGTGGGGGTGGATGGTGACTTGTACCAAGGCCACTCCAG GTTCAGAGAGATCCTGGAGAGTGTGACAGCACTGCTGGCTCCCGACTGCAAGGTCACCTTCGTGCCCACATTGGATGGGACTGGGCGGGGGGCAGCCATAGTGACAGCGGTGGCTTTGCGCCTGGTGGCCCAGCGCCGCGAGGTGGATCAGGTGCTGGCCCCGCTGCGGCTCAGCCGCGATGACCTGAAGCGTGTCCAAGGACTGATGAGGCGGGAGATGGACCTGGGGCTGGGCCGGGAGACCAACCCCACCGCCTCTGTCCGCATGCTGCCCACCTACGTTCGCAACACGCCCGATGGCGGCG AGCAAGGCAAATTCCTGGCGTTGGACCTGGGGGGGACAAATTTCCGGGTGCTGATGGTGGAGGTGGGAGCAGACGGCATCCGCATGGCCAGTGAGATCTATGTCATCCCAACCGCTGTCACACAAGGCACCGGCGAGGCG CTCTTCAACCACATCGTGGAGTGCATCATGGACTTCCAGGTGAAGCAGGACCTGGGGGATCAGGTCCTGCCACTCGGCttcaccttctccttcccctgccagcagctgggCCTGGATAAG gctgtgctgctgacCTGGACCAAAGGCTTCAGCGCCTCAGACTGCGTGGGGAAGGACGTGGTCCAGCTGCTGCGGGAGGCTGCCCAGCGCAAACAG CACTTAGGGCTGAAGGTGGTCGCCGTGGTCAACGACACGGTGGGAACCATGATGTCCTGTGGCTATGATGATCCCAAATGTGAAATTGGCCTCATTGTGG ggacagggaccaACGCCTGCTACATGGAGGAGATGCACAATGTGGGTACTGTGGAGGGGGAGCAGGGCCGCATGTGCATCAACATGGAGTGGGGGGCCTTTGGGGACAATGGCTGCCTGGATGACATCTTCACTGACTTTGACCTGGTGGTGGATAAGAAAACAATCAACCCGGGCAAGCAGAG GTTTGAGAAGCTCATCAGTGGCATGTACCTGGGCGAGATCGTGCGCCACATCTTGCTGGCACTGGTGGACAAACGGCTCCTGTTCCATGGCAAGCCCTGCCCCAAGCTCCAGACCAACAACATCTTCCCAACCAAGTTCCTCTCCACCATCGAGAT CGATGGGCTGGGCCTGCGGAAGGTACAGGCCATCCTGGAGGACCTGGAGCTCCAGGCCACCTTTGAGGACAGCACGCTGGTGCGGGAGGTGTGCCAGACCGTGTCCAAGCGGGCAGCCCAGCTCTGTGCCGCCGGCCTGGCTGCCGTGGTGGAGAAGATGCGGCAGAACCAGGGCCTGGACCAGCTCGTCGTCACCGTGGGGGTGGACGGTACCCTGTACAAGCTGCACCCATG CTTCTCCCAGCATGTCCAGCAGACGCTGAAGGACCTGGCACCCAAGTGCATCGTCACCTTCAGGCAGTCGGAGGATGGCTCGGGCAAGGGGGCTGCGCTCGTGGCGGCCGTGGCCTGCCGCGAGGTTAAGCTCTAG